A section of the Citrobacter farmeri genome encodes:
- the rpsR gene encoding 30S ribosomal protein S18, whose amino-acid sequence MARYFRRRKFCRFTAEGVQEIDYKDIATLKNYITESGKIVPSRITGTRAKYQRQLARAIKRARYLSLLPYTDRHQ is encoded by the coding sequence ATGGCACGTTATTTCCGTCGTCGCAAGTTCTGCCGTTTCACCGCGGAAGGCGTTCAAGAGATCGACTATAAAGATATCGCTACGCTGAAAAACTACATCACCGAAAGCGGTAAGATTGTCCCAAGCCGTATCACCGGTACCCGTGCAAAATACCAGCGTCAGCTGGCTCGCGCTATCAAACGCGCTCGCTACCTGTCTCTGCTGCCGTACACTGATCGTCATCAGTAA
- the rplI gene encoding 50S ribosomal protein L9, with protein MQVILLDKVANLGSLGDQVNVKAGYARNFLVPQGKAVPATKKNVEYFEARRAELEAKLADVLAAANARAEKINALETVTITSKAGDEGKLFGSIGTRDIADAVTAAGVEVAKSEVRLPNGVLRTTGEHVVDFQVHSEVFAKLTINVVAE; from the coding sequence ATGCAAGTTATTCTGCTTGATAAAGTAGCAAACCTGGGTAGCCTGGGTGATCAGGTTAACGTTAAAGCGGGCTATGCTCGTAACTTCCTGGTACCACAGGGTAAAGCTGTTCCTGCTACCAAGAAAAACGTTGAATATTTCGAAGCACGTCGCGCTGAACTGGAAGCTAAACTGGCTGACGTTCTGGCTGCTGCAAATGCACGCGCAGAGAAAATCAACGCACTGGAAACCGTTACCATCACGTCTAAAGCAGGCGACGAAGGTAAACTGTTCGGTTCCATCGGTACCCGCGACATCGCTGATGCAGTGACTGCAGCAGGCGTTGAAGTGGCTAAGAGCGAAGTTCGTCTGCCGAACGGTGTTCTGCGTACCACTGGTGAGCACGTAGTGGACTTCCAGGTTCACAGCGAAGTATTCGCTAAGCTGACCATTAACGTTGTTGCAGAATAA
- a CDS encoding DMT family transporter translates to MDTPHPQPLFARKNVVWLSAAFCCLLWGSAYPAIKSGYEIFQIAADDIPSKIVFAGYRFLFAGLLLLLLAIAQRKPIGRLSSRQFGQLTLLGMTQTSLQYIFFYIGLAFTTGVKGSIMNATGTFFSVLLAHFIYQNDKLSYNKTLGCILGFAGVMVVNFNSGLLDFSFTLAGDGSIVLAAFILSAATLYGKRLSQTVDPTVMTGYQLGIGGLVLMIGGYVFGGTLNVHGLASVAILGYLTLLSSVAFALWSILLKYNRVGMIAPFNFLIPVSGAVLSAIFLGENILEWKYAIALLLVCSGIWWVNKIKR, encoded by the coding sequence ATGGATACTCCGCACCCGCAACCTCTGTTTGCGCGTAAAAATGTCGTCTGGCTGAGCGCTGCGTTTTGTTGTTTGCTCTGGGGTAGCGCCTATCCTGCTATAAAAAGCGGCTATGAGATCTTCCAGATAGCCGCTGACGATATCCCCTCCAAAATTGTTTTCGCCGGATACCGCTTTCTGTTCGCTGGCCTGTTATTACTCCTGCTGGCGATAGCGCAACGTAAGCCGATAGGCCGCCTGAGTTCCCGCCAGTTTGGGCAACTGACGCTGTTGGGGATGACGCAGACTTCGCTGCAATACATCTTCTTTTATATCGGCCTGGCGTTCACGACCGGTGTGAAAGGGTCGATCATGAACGCCACGGGTACCTTCTTCAGCGTACTGTTGGCGCACTTCATCTACCAGAACGACAAGCTTAGCTACAACAAAACGCTGGGCTGCATACTGGGTTTTGCCGGCGTGATGGTGGTGAACTTCAACAGTGGGCTGCTGGATTTTAGTTTTACGCTGGCCGGTGATGGCTCGATAGTGCTGGCAGCATTCATTCTCTCCGCCGCGACGCTGTACGGTAAGCGACTCTCTCAGACGGTCGATCCGACGGTGATGACGGGCTACCAGCTGGGGATTGGCGGACTGGTACTGATGATCGGTGGTTATGTCTTTGGCGGCACGCTGAACGTCCACGGACTTGCATCGGTGGCGATTCTGGGTTACCTGACATTGCTCTCTTCGGTGGCGTTTGCGCTGTGGAGTATTTTGCTCAAGTACAACCGCGTGGGGATGATTGCGCCGTTTAATTTCCTGATCCCGGTCTCTGGCGCGGTGCTGTCCGCTATTTTCCTCGGCGAGAATATCCTGGAGTGGAAATATGCGATTGCACTGCTGCTGGTGTGCTCGGGGATATGGTGGGTCAATAAGATAAAGCGCTAA
- a CDS encoding OapA family protein, whose translation MPGRFELKPTLAKIWHAPDNFRIMDPLPSMHRRGIIIAAIVLVVGFLLPSGDTNDAPPVTRNAQLDLQSPSQPPTEAQLQAQLVAPQNDPGQVAPVAPEPIQEGQPEEQPQTQQPQTQPFQQDSGIDQQWRSYRVESGKTMAQLFRDHGLPPTDVYAMAQVEGAGKPLSTLQNGQMVQIRQNANGVVTGLTIDTGNNQQVLFTRQPDGSFIRVR comes from the coding sequence ATGCCCGGGCGCTTTGAATTAAAACCAACCCTGGCGAAAATCTGGCATGCACCGGACAATTTTCGCATTATGGATCCGCTTCCGTCTATGCATCGCCGCGGCATTATCATTGCGGCGATTGTACTGGTCGTCGGTTTCCTGCTCCCCTCAGGCGACACGAATGATGCACCACCGGTAACCCGTAACGCGCAGCTGGATCTCCAGTCGCCGTCTCAACCGCCGACCGAAGCACAACTTCAGGCTCAGCTTGTTGCTCCGCAAAACGATCCGGGGCAGGTCGCTCCCGTCGCGCCGGAACCCATTCAGGAAGGCCAGCCGGAAGAGCAGCCTCAGACACAACAACCGCAAACCCAGCCTTTCCAACAAGACAGCGGCATTGACCAACAGTGGCGTTCTTATCGCGTCGAGTCAGGTAAAACGATGGCGCAACTGTTCCGTGACCACGGACTGCCGCCAACGGATGTGTACGCGATGGCGCAGGTTGAAGGCGCGGGCAAGCCGCTCAGCACTCTGCAAAATGGGCAGATGGTGCAAATTCGTCAGAATGCGAATGGCGTGGTCACCGGGCTGACGATCGATACCGGAAACAATCAACAGGTGCTGTTTACCCGTCAGCCTGACGGCAGTTTTATCCGCGTTCGTTAA
- the fklB gene encoding FKBP-type peptidyl-prolyl cis-trans isomerase, translated as MATPTFDTIEAQASYGIGLQVGQQLSESGLEGLLPEALVAGIADALEGKQPAVPVDVVHRALREIHERADAVRRERFQAMAADGVKYLEQNREKDGVNSTESGLQFRVLTQGEGAIPARTDRVRVHYTGKLIDGTVFDSSVARGEPAEFPVNGVIPGWIEALTLMPVGSKWELTIPQELAYGERGAGASIPPFSTLVFDVELLEIL; from the coding sequence ATGGCAACCCCGACTTTTGACACTATCGAAGCGCAAGCAAGCTACGGCATTGGTTTGCAGGTAGGACAGCAACTGAGCGAATCCGGACTGGAAGGGCTGTTGCCTGAAGCGCTGGTTGCCGGTATTGCTGACGCGCTGGAAGGCAAGCAGCCAGCTGTGCCGGTTGACGTGGTACATCGTGCGCTGCGTGAGATTCATGAACGTGCGGATGCCGTACGTCGCGAACGTTTCCAGGCGATGGCCGCGGATGGTGTGAAGTATCTGGAACAAAACCGTGAGAAAGACGGTGTGAACAGCACAGAGTCGGGTTTGCAATTCCGCGTGCTGACCCAGGGCGAGGGCGCTATTCCGGCCCGTACTGACCGCGTTCGCGTTCACTACACCGGTAAACTGATCGACGGCACCGTCTTTGACAGCTCCGTTGCGCGCGGCGAACCGGCGGAATTCCCGGTAAATGGCGTTATTCCTGGCTGGATTGAAGCCCTGACCCTGATGCCGGTTGGCTCTAAATGGGAACTGACTATTCCTCAGGAACTGGCTTACGGCGAACGTGGCGCGGGTGCATCGATCCCGCCGTTCAGCACCCTGGTGTTTGACGTAGAACTGCTGGAAATCCTGTAA
- the cycA gene encoding D-serine/D-alanine/glycine transporter — translation MVDQVKVAADEQAPTEQSLRRNLTNRHIQLIAIGGAIGTGLFMGSGKTISLAGPSIIFVYMIIGFMLFFVMRAMGELLLSNLEYKSFSDFASDLLGPWAGYFTGWTYWFCWVVTGMADVVAITAYAQFWFPGLSDWVASLAVVVLLLSLNLATVKMFGEMEFWFAMIKIVAIVSLIIVGLVMIAMHFQSPTGVEASFAHLWNDGGWFPKGISGFFAGFQIAVFAFVGIELVGTTAAETKDPEKSLPRAINSIPIRIIMFYVFALIVIMSVTPWSSVVPDKSPFVELFVLVGLPAAASVINFVVLTSAASSANSGVFSTSRMLFGLAQEGVAPKAFAKLSKRAVPAKGLTFSCICLLGGVVMLYVNPSVIGAFTMITTVSAILFMFVWTIILCSYLVYRKQRPHLHEKSIYKMPLGKLMCWVCMAFFVFVLVLLTLEDDTRQALIVTPLWFIALGLGWWLIGKKRMAGIR, via the coding sequence ATGGTAGATCAGGTAAAAGTCGCTGCCGACGAACAGGCTCCGACTGAACAGTCGCTACGGCGCAATCTCACAAACCGACATATTCAGCTTATTGCCATCGGCGGCGCCATTGGTACGGGCCTGTTTATGGGCTCGGGTAAAACCATCAGTCTTGCCGGGCCGTCGATCATTTTTGTTTATATGATCATCGGCTTCATGCTCTTTTTCGTTATGCGTGCAATGGGAGAATTGCTGCTCTCGAATCTGGAATACAAATCTTTTAGCGACTTTGCTTCGGATCTGCTGGGACCGTGGGCAGGTTATTTTACCGGCTGGACCTACTGGTTCTGCTGGGTGGTTACCGGGATGGCGGATGTTGTCGCCATTACCGCCTACGCGCAGTTCTGGTTCCCCGGACTTTCCGACTGGGTCGCCTCTCTGGCGGTGGTGGTCCTGCTGCTGAGCCTCAACCTCGCCACGGTGAAAATGTTCGGCGAGATGGAGTTCTGGTTCGCGATGATCAAAATCGTTGCCATCGTGTCGCTGATTATTGTCGGCCTGGTGATGATTGCCATGCACTTCCAGTCGCCAACCGGCGTGGAGGCCTCGTTTGCGCATCTGTGGAATGACGGCGGCTGGTTCCCGAAAGGCATTAGCGGCTTCTTTGCCGGTTTCCAGATTGCGGTGTTCGCCTTTGTCGGGATCGAACTGGTCGGGACGACGGCTGCGGAAACCAAAGATCCGGAAAAATCCCTGCCGCGGGCCATCAACTCGATTCCAATTCGTATCATCATGTTCTACGTCTTTGCGCTGATCGTCATTATGTCCGTGACGCCGTGGAGTTCCGTGGTGCCGGATAAGAGCCCGTTCGTTGAGCTGTTCGTTCTGGTCGGTCTGCCTGCCGCCGCGAGCGTGATTAACTTCGTGGTCCTGACGTCGGCGGCGTCATCGGCCAACAGCGGTGTGTTCTCCACCAGCCGTATGCTGTTTGGTCTGGCGCAGGAAGGCGTCGCGCCAAAAGCGTTCGCTAAGCTGTCAAAGCGCGCGGTACCGGCGAAAGGGCTGACCTTCTCCTGTATCTGCCTGCTGGGCGGTGTAGTCATGCTGTATGTCAATCCGAGCGTGATTGGCGCATTCACCATGATCACCACCGTGTCGGCGATCCTGTTCATGTTCGTCTGGACCATCATCCTGTGCTCATACCTGGTGTATCGCAAACAGCGTCCACATCTGCATGAGAAGTCTATCTACAAAATGCCGCTTGGTAAGTTGATGTGCTGGGTGTGCATGGCGTTCTTCGTCTTCGTTCTGGTACTGCTGACCCTTGAAGATGATACCCGTCAGGCGCTGATCGTCACGCCGCTGTGGTTCATCGCCCTGGGGCTGGGCTGGTGGCTGATCGGTAAGAAGCGGATGGCAGGGATTCGTTAA
- the ytfE gene encoding iron-sulfur cluster repair protein YtfE, producing the protein MAYRDQPLGELALSIPRASALFRKYDMDYCCGGKQTLARAAARKELDVDAIEAQLAELAEQPIEKDWRTAPLADIIDHIIVRFHDRHREQLPELILQATKVERVHADKPNVPKGLAKYLTMLHQELSSHMMKEEQILFPMIKQGMGSQAMGPISVMESEHDDAGELLEVIKHTTQNVTIPPEACTTWKAMYNGINEMIDDLMEHISLENNVLFPRALAGE; encoded by the coding sequence ATGGCTTATCGCGATCAACCTTTAGGTGAACTGGCGCTCTCTATTCCTCGCGCTTCGGCCCTGTTTCGTAAGTACGATATGGATTACTGCTGTGGCGGTAAACAGACGCTGGCGCGTGCAGCCGCCCGTAAAGAGCTGGATGTTGACGCCATCGAAGCGCAACTGGCGGAACTGGCAGAGCAGCCGATCGAGAAGGACTGGCGCACCGCGCCGTTGGCCGACATTATCGACCACATCATCGTGCGCTTTCACGACAGACACCGCGAGCAACTGCCGGAACTGATCCTGCAGGCCACCAAAGTTGAACGCGTTCATGCCGATAAGCCCAACGTACCGAAAGGTCTGGCGAAGTATCTGACCATGCTGCATCAGGAGCTTTCAAGCCACATGATGAAAGAGGAGCAGATCCTGTTCCCGATGATCAAACAGGGCATGGGCAGCCAGGCGATGGGACCAATTAGCGTCATGGAAAGCGAGCATGATGACGCGGGAGAACTGCTGGAAGTGATTAAACACACCACCCAGAATGTGACGATCCCGCCAGAAGCGTGCACCACCTGGAAAGCGATGTACAACGGCATCAATGAGATGATTGATGACCTGATGGAACATATCAGCCTGGAAAATAATGTGTTGTTTCCTCGGGCGTTAGCGGGGGAGTAA
- a CDS encoding DMT family transporter has protein sequence MISGVLYALLAGLMWGLIFVGPLIVPEYPAVLQSMGRYLALGLIALPLAWLGRVRLRQLSPKDWLTALGLTMMGNLIYYVCLASAIQRTGAPVSTMIIATLPVVIPVFANLLYSHRDGRLSWRRLAPALVLIGIGLLCVNIAELNQGLPDFSGWRYGSGIALALVSVVCWAWYALRNARWLRENPDKHPMMWATAQALVTLPVSLLGYLVACLWLHGKMPDFSLPFGPRPAVFVGLMVAIAVLCSWVGALCWNIASQRLPTVILGPLIVFETLAGLLYTFILRQTLPPALTLSGIALLVIGVVVAVRAKPEKPRVIPLSEPGH, from the coding sequence ATGATTAGCGGTGTGTTGTATGCCCTGCTGGCAGGGTTGATGTGGGGACTGATTTTTGTCGGGCCGTTGATCGTGCCGGAATATCCGGCGGTGCTGCAGTCGATGGGGCGCTATCTGGCGTTAGGCCTGATAGCCCTGCCGCTGGCGTGGCTCGGACGCGTGCGCCTGCGACAGCTTTCACCAAAAGACTGGCTAACCGCGCTGGGGCTGACCATGATGGGCAATCTGATTTATTACGTCTGCCTTGCCAGCGCCATTCAGCGTACCGGGGCGCCGGTCTCAACGATGATCATCGCCACGCTGCCGGTCGTCATTCCGGTATTTGCCAACCTGCTGTACAGTCATCGCGACGGCAGACTCTCCTGGCGACGACTGGCTCCCGCACTGGTGCTGATTGGTATCGGGCTGCTGTGTGTGAACATTGCGGAACTCAACCAGGGTTTGCCTGATTTCAGCGGCTGGCGTTACGGTTCCGGTATTGCGCTGGCGCTGGTGTCGGTGGTGTGCTGGGCCTGGTACGCGCTGCGCAATGCCCGCTGGCTGCGGGAGAATCCGGATAAGCATCCGATGATGTGGGCGACGGCGCAGGCGCTGGTGACGTTACCTGTGTCGCTGCTCGGCTACCTCGTCGCCTGCCTCTGGCTGCACGGGAAAATGCCCGACTTCTCCCTGCCGTTCGGCCCGCGACCGGCTGTGTTTGTCGGCCTGATGGTGGCGATTGCGGTGTTGTGCTCATGGGTGGGTGCGCTGTGCTGGAACATCGCCAGCCAGCGGTTACCGACGGTGATCCTCGGCCCGTTGATCGTGTTCGAAACGCTGGCGGGTTTACTGTATACCTTCATCTTACGCCAGACTCTTCCCCCTGCGCTGACCCTCAGCGGTATCGCCTTGCTGGTTATCGGCGTGGTGGTGGCTGTCAGAGCAAAACCGGAAAAACCACGCGTCATTCCGCTTTCAGAGCCAGGCCATTAA
- a CDS encoding AraC family transcriptional regulator, with protein sequence MQGVPEQFSDEKDSARFRHLAQVPGVELYHAHISRYAFEPHTHEAFGIGAIEAGAERFRYRGTQYVAPAHSVVTMNPDELHTGEAETADGWRYRMIYLEPDLLEEVTGIRHWWFHDVTRHDPLRSRQICSLIHGLWHTDDPLAQKGLLLDLIDTFQPLARHAPVSQEGTHRFARVRDYLHDNYMRPITLDELARVASLSPWHFQRQFKAHFHVTPHQMLMAIRLWRAKGFLTLGMPAADVAAATGLTDQSHLTRAFTHRYGITPVRYQKQVYSR encoded by the coding sequence GTGCAAGGTGTACCTGAGCAGTTTAGCGATGAAAAAGACAGTGCCCGCTTTCGCCATCTGGCACAGGTACCGGGCGTTGAGCTGTATCACGCGCATATTTCACGCTACGCCTTTGAACCGCACACCCACGAAGCGTTCGGCATTGGCGCGATAGAAGCCGGAGCCGAGCGTTTTCGCTATCGCGGCACGCAGTACGTTGCCCCAGCTCACTCGGTCGTGACGATGAATCCGGATGAGTTACATACCGGCGAAGCCGAAACCGCCGACGGCTGGCGCTACCGGATGATCTATCTGGAGCCCGATCTGCTTGAAGAGGTAACCGGCATCCGTCACTGGTGGTTTCATGACGTCACGCGTCACGATCCCCTCCGCTCACGTCAGATCTGTTCGCTAATCCACGGCCTGTGGCACACCGACGATCCCTTAGCGCAAAAAGGGTTGTTGTTGGATCTGATCGATACCTTCCAGCCGCTGGCGCGCCATGCCCCGGTATCGCAGGAAGGCACCCATCGCTTTGCGCGCGTACGCGACTATTTGCATGACAACTACATGCGTCCGATAACCCTCGACGAACTGGCACGCGTTGCCTCGCTAAGTCCCTGGCATTTTCAACGCCAGTTCAAAGCCCATTTCCACGTGACGCCGCATCAGATGCTGATGGCAATCCGCCTGTGGCGAGCGAAAGGATTTCTGACTCTCGGCATGCCCGCTGCGGATGTTGCCGCCGCGACCGGCCTGACCGATCAGTCCCACCTCACCCGCGCCTTTACCCATCGCTATGGCATTACTCCCGTACGCTATCAAAAGCAGGTTTATTCGCGCTAA
- a CDS encoding SDR family oxidoreductase encodes MIAITGATGQLGQHVIENLLKTVPASQIVAIVRNPAKATALSQQGITVRQADYSDETAFTRALQGVDKLLLISSSEVGQRAAQHRNVINAAKAANVKFIAYTSLLHADRSPLGLHVEHIETEKMLADSGIAHALLRNGWYTENYLASAPAALEHGVFIGAAGEGKIACATRADYAAAAAQVISTEGHAGKVYELAGDESWTLSQLAAELSKQSGKPVVYQNLSEADFAAALKGVGLPAGLADMLADSDTGASKGGLFDDSHTLSKLIGRPTTPLAESVKGIL; translated from the coding sequence ATGATTGCCATTACCGGCGCAACGGGCCAACTGGGCCAACACGTTATTGAGAATCTGCTGAAAACCGTTCCTGCCAGCCAGATTGTGGCGATAGTTCGCAATCCGGCAAAGGCCACCGCATTAAGCCAACAGGGAATCACCGTACGTCAGGCGGATTACAGCGATGAAACCGCATTCACCCGGGCATTGCAGGGAGTGGATAAGCTGCTGCTGATTTCTTCCAGCGAAGTGGGGCAGCGTGCCGCTCAGCACCGCAATGTCATTAATGCAGCGAAGGCGGCGAACGTAAAATTTATCGCCTACACCAGCCTGTTGCATGCCGACCGTTCTCCGCTGGGCCTGCACGTCGAACACATTGAAACCGAGAAGATGCTGGCAGACTCCGGTATTGCCCACGCGCTGCTGCGTAACGGTTGGTATACCGAAAACTATCTTGCGAGCGCCCCTGCTGCGCTGGAGCATGGCGTGTTTATCGGCGCTGCGGGCGAGGGCAAAATTGCCTGTGCGACGCGCGCAGATTACGCCGCTGCCGCCGCACAGGTGATCAGCACCGAAGGTCATGCCGGGAAGGTGTATGAACTGGCGGGTGATGAATCCTGGACGCTGAGCCAACTGGCCGCAGAACTGAGTAAACAGAGCGGCAAACCTGTCGTCTATCAGAACCTGAGCGAAGCCGATTTCGCCGCTGCGCTGAAAGGGGTCGGTTTGCCTGCGGGTCTGGCGGATATGCTGGCCGATTCGGATACCGGGGCATCCAAAGGCGGTTTGTTCGATGACAGCCACACGCTGAGCAAGTTGATCGGTCGCCCAACCACTCCCCTGGCCGAAAGCGTCAAAGGCATTCTTTAA
- a CDS encoding winged helix-turn-helix transcriptional regulator encodes MSASTLSQQLRDGNLFAEQCPSREVLKHVTSRWGVLILVALRDGTHRFSDLRRKMGGVSEKMLAQSLQALEQDGFINRVSYPVVPPHVEYSLTPLGEQVSDKVAALADWIELNLPQVLAQREERAA; translated from the coding sequence ATGAGTGCATCGACCCTTTCTCAACAACTTCGTGACGGCAATTTGTTTGCCGAGCAGTGTCCGTCGCGTGAAGTGTTAAAGCATGTGACGAGCCGCTGGGGCGTGTTGATTCTGGTGGCGCTACGTGACGGTACTCACCGTTTCAGCGATCTGCGCCGTAAAATGGGCGGCGTGAGCGAGAAGATGTTGGCGCAGTCGTTGCAGGCGCTGGAGCAGGATGGGTTTATCAACCGGGTATCGTATCCGGTTGTGCCGCCGCACGTGGAGTACAGTCTGACTCCGTTGGGTGAGCAGGTTAGCGACAAAGTCGCCGCCCTGGCGGACTGGATTGAATTAAATTTGCCACAGGTGTTAGCGCAGCGGGAAGAGCGGGCGGCATAA
- the cpdB gene encoding 2',3'-cyclic-nucleotide 2'-phosphodiesterase, which produces MIKFSATVLATLIAASVNAATVDLRIMETTDLHSNMMDFDYYKDTATEKFGLVRTASLINAARSEAKNSVLVDNGDLIQGSPLGDYMAAKGLKDGDIHPVYKALNTLDYAVGNLGNHEFNYGLEYLQKALAGAKFPYVNANIIDVKTQKPLFTPYLIKETDVVDQDGRKQKLNIGYIGFVPPQIMTWDKANLSGKVTVNDITATARQYVPEMREKGADVVVVIAHSGLSADPYQSMAENSVYYLSDVPGVDAIMFGHAHAVFPGKDFASIKGADIAKGTLNGVPAVMPGMWGDHLGVVDLVLNNDSGKWQVTQAKAEARPIYDAAAKKSLAGEDSKLVDILKADHDATREFVSKPIGKSADNMYSYLALVQDDPTVQVVNNAQKAYVEHFIQGDPDLAKLPVLSAAAPFKVGGRKNDPASFVEVEKGQLTFRNAADLYLYPNTLVVVKASGKEVKEWLECSAGQFNQIDSTSSKPQSLINWDGFRTYNFDVIDGVEYQIDVSQPARYDGECQTVNPAAERIKNLTFNGKPIDPNATFLVATNNYRAYGGKFAGTGDTHIAFASPDENRSVLAAWIGAESKRAGEIHPAADNNWRLAPIHSETKLDIRFETSPSDKAAAFIKEKGQYPMQHVTTDDIGFAIYQLDLSK; this is translated from the coding sequence ATGATTAAGTTTAGTGCAACGGTTTTGGCCACGCTGATCGCGGCCAGCGTGAATGCCGCGACCGTCGATCTGCGGATAATGGAAACCACTGATTTACATAGCAACATGATGGATTTCGATTATTACAAAGATACCGCAACCGAAAAATTCGGACTGGTACGTACCGCAAGCCTGATTAACGCCGCGCGCAGTGAAGCGAAAAATAGCGTGCTGGTCGATAACGGCGATCTGATTCAGGGCAGCCCGCTGGGCGACTATATGGCGGCCAAAGGGTTGAAGGACGGTGATATCCATCCGGTCTACAAGGCGCTAAATACGCTGGATTATGCTGTGGGTAATCTCGGTAACCATGAGTTTAATTACGGGCTGGAGTATCTGCAAAAGGCGCTGGCTGGCGCGAAGTTCCCCTACGTTAACGCCAATATTATCGATGTTAAGACGCAAAAGCCGTTGTTTACTCCCTATCTTATTAAAGAGACTGACGTCGTCGATCAGGATGGCCGCAAACAGAAGCTGAACATTGGCTATATCGGGTTTGTCCCTCCGCAGATCATGACCTGGGATAAAGCGAACCTGAGCGGTAAAGTGACGGTTAACGACATTACCGCCACCGCGCGCCAGTATGTCCCGGAAATGCGCGAAAAAGGCGCCGATGTGGTGGTGGTGATTGCGCACTCAGGGCTCTCAGCAGACCCCTACCAGAGCATGGCTGAGAACTCCGTTTATTATCTCAGTGACGTGCCCGGCGTGGACGCGATCATGTTTGGTCATGCCCACGCGGTCTTCCCCGGTAAAGACTTTGCCAGCATCAAAGGTGCCGATATCGCGAAAGGGACGCTGAACGGTGTACCGGCGGTGATGCCTGGCATGTGGGGAGACCATCTGGGCGTGGTGGATTTGGTGCTCAATAATGACAGCGGCAAATGGCAGGTGACGCAGGCCAAAGCCGAAGCGCGGCCAATTTACGACGCGGCTGCGAAAAAATCACTGGCTGGCGAAGACAGCAAACTGGTGGATATTCTGAAAGCCGACCACGACGCGACCCGTGAATTTGTCAGTAAGCCGATCGGCAAATCCGCCGATAATATGTACAGCTATCTGGCGCTGGTGCAGGACGATCCGACCGTTCAGGTAGTCAATAACGCGCAGAAAGCCTATGTCGAACACTTCATTCAGGGCGACCCGGACCTGGCGAAACTACCGGTGCTTTCCGCTGCTGCGCCGTTTAAAGTCGGCGGGCGCAAGAACGATCCGGCCAGTTTTGTCGAGGTCGAGAAAGGCCAGCTAACCTTCCGGAATGCCGCCGATCTCTATCTGTACCCGAACACGCTGGTGGTTGTAAAGGCCAGCGGCAAAGAGGTGAAAGAGTGGCTTGAGTGCTCAGCCGGACAGTTTAATCAAATAGACAGCACCAGCAGCAAGCCGCAGTCACTCATTAACTGGGATGGTTTCCGCACCTATAACTTTGATGTCATTGATGGTGTGGAATACCAGATTGATGTCTCGCAGCCCGCACGTTATGACGGCGAATGCCAGACGGTAAATCCGGCAGCGGAAAGGATTAAAAATCTGACCTTCAACGGCAAGCCTATTGATCCTAACGCCACCTTCCTGGTCGCCACCAATAACTATCGCGCCTATGGCGGTAAGTTTGCCGGAACCGGTGACACTCATATTGCCTTTGCGTCACCGGACGAGAACCGCTCGGTGCTGGCGGCATGGATTGGCGCGGAATCTAAACGTGCCGGGGAAATTCATCCGGCTGCCGATAACAACTGGCGTCTGGCACCGATTCACAGCGAGACGAAGCTGGATATCCGCTTCGAAACGTCACCGAGTGATAAAGCCGCCGCGTTTATTAAAGAAAAAGGTCAATACCCCATGCAGCACGTCACCACCGATGATATCGGTTTTGCGATTTATCAGTTGGATTTAAGCAAGTAA